Within Hypomesus transpacificus isolate Combined female chromosome 10, fHypTra1, whole genome shotgun sequence, the genomic segment cctcgcgggagcgcgcaAACCACTCGGAATCAAAAagtttcgtcttgatatcgcaaccaaacggaggggagacagatgtctcacattatactttctttgttatataattcaagagaagaatgttggttatctgtgtaaataacAGATGTTATTCTCAATAtaaacacaaaatccttaaaactCGTCGTTCAAACTAACGAACGCGGACCAACATTCTTGCATCACGACATCACATTCTGAGGAAttgtacatttatatttagtcatttagcagaggctcttatccagagcgacttacagttagtacagggacattctccccgacgaggcaagtagggtgaagtgccttgcccaaggacacaacgtcattttgcgcggccgggaatcaaaccaacaaccttctgattaatagcccgactccctaaccgctcagccatctgacccaatATACCCCTGCTATGATTATCAATAATAATGGATTTTGTTTaccaggttcaaagtatttcacatggctctCCATACTTATGTATGTGTAGCATGTGGGCAATGCATTccattttaatgcagttagcctgcgTGTAGGGTGGGctactcagacaggtcgaaaacgacagccttctgatccagaatatcAGCAGTCCTGAAAACGGAGCAAAGTTTCACAAGCCTAGCCTACAAAAGACAATAAAACCTCtatgtatcaacatcaaaataaatgttctcaCCATCAAATCCTATTTTTAAGATAGGACATGTTACTattattgtttaagtcaatgaaatgaatgaataataGATCAAACATAATAATCCCTCACCTATCATTGACTAATTTGTTTTCAGACCTATCCAACCTATACAAAGACATGTTTTGGTATTAAATgcatgctattaaatgtacatgaTGCTGGGCATCctgcaatgcaccccctgctaactctgactaggaaagtgttacatacCGGAAACTTACTCTGGTTTCTGATACTaggcccctcagtgtacagtaagaatactttggtgctgggatatacagaacagacaatacagggggtgcatttcatggcaggcttgttgtattccttcctTTATATGGCTCTGAGTACTGTGACTGACAGCTAGCAGTCATCAAGATTGACTGTGACAGATTGACAACACAGACGTGGAAATGGCTTACAAATTTTACAGGACAGAAGGCATTCACTATTATGTCCTAGCCCTCAAGCGGCAACCGGTTTTACGAAAATGGCTTGTAGCTATGAAGCGTCAAAGCCCACCAGTTGCCCCCGGATTCAGAGTTTGCAGTGATCACTATACAGAAGTGGATTATATTTATAAACCTGTTTTTAATGCCTCTGGAATGCTAACAAAAGTTAAGACCAATTGTTTGATGCCAGATGCTGTACCTTCAGTCTTCAATTtgcagacatcccaacttgcagagactcatttcaggGAGGTGGCATATTGATTCCCACAGCAGTCTTTATTACTGACAATGAATGTGCTCCATTTTTGGAAATGTGTAAATGTCTTGAGTTGGAGACCTTATCAGAAAGGGAATGGTACAACATACAAAAAGCACACGTCATCCCTGAAGTAAATCGCCAGTCGACCCTCCACGATGAAATATCATGACAGCGGTAGGGGATGAGCAGCTCATCCACTCGGGAGATGCCAGGTATGATAGCCCAGGTCACAATGCTACTTTTGGCACATACACATTGCTTGATACAAAAGCTGGTAGTAGCTCAGGAAACCGTCAAGGTGACTGAAGTAAAGAACAGCTACTGGCTTGAGACAGCAGGCCTTGAGAGGTGCCTCACCAAGCTTGCAGACCATGGTGTCTCAATTTCCATCCTGGCCACAGACTGCCACCCATCAGTTCAGAAGATCATGAAGGGCCAGCATAGCACAGTACAGCATGAGTATGACCTGTGGCACATAGTGAAGAACATGAAAAAACGACTACTCAAGATCAAGTCACCAGATCTGATGGAATGGGTTAAGTGCATATCCAATCACCTGTGGTTCTCTGTGGCAACATGCAGTGGGAATAAGACTAAACTGAAGGAGAAGTGGACCTCTATACTGCATCATATCACCAATGTGCACGAGTGGCTGTCCAGTGAAACATTCTCCAGGTGCGAACACCCTCCATATACACCTGAAGAAGAAAGGTGACATCCCTGGATCCAGGAGAAGTCAACAGCATTTGAGGTTCTGCAAAAGGTTGTTCTGGATAAGTTGTTGCTAAAGAAGCTGGAGAAAACCACTACAGGCTTCCACACAGGAGAGCTAGAGAGTGTAAATTATCTTTTCACAAAATACgcacaaaaaaataatatagCCAGAAAGGTTTTGTGGCACGTCCACGTGTGGCTGCCTTAGCCCACAACAGCAATGTGGCACGGGATAATGCAGTTACAAGGGACGGGAAACTGCAGTTCAGGCATCAGTTCTCCAAGGCAGCAAAGCAGTATGTTGCTGTCCaacagaggaaagagaaggcATACTACTTCAGGCAGGAGATCATGGTTGGAATAGCTAACCGGTGCAGAGAGAAGACCATCCAGGAAGTGCTGAGGGAGCAGAATCAGAATTTAAAAAGCCAGAGAATTAGACTAGGTCAACGCAGAGGGATTGAGAAACCAGACAAGGGGTCATCTATTGCTAAGCATCTGAGTCGCTTCCATAAGTAAATGGCTATAGTTTGGTTTCCTGAAGCCAATGTGATCTGTGGGTTGATCTGTGGGTTTCCTATAAATTATACgtattatttaattttttaaataattactTACAGCATATTTTAACAACATCCATCACTCAAAAAAGTATATTCAAAGCCGCCGTATGTCTCAGAGGGAAACTTGGACCGGATTGCATGGACCACACAAGCTGGTATAGGTATAACAACTGCAGGAGCATTAAGTTTTATGTTATATTTTTCAAATGTAATTAAATGTATATACTATTATACAGTTATATCACTGTGTCTAATCACGATTCAGTTCCACTTGCAACAACACAGGCCAAACTTGACAATGGCCAAACAGACAtaccaagtctcccggaagttccgcgagtctcccgcatttccaTAGCGGCTCCATGACGTTCGGAAATGCTATATAATCTCCCGGAAGGGAGGGCTGACAGCGGCAGCTTCCTGTCCACCAGTAATTACCTTTTCCCCTGGGCAATTACTGGTGGACAGGAAGCTGCCGCTGtcttggcttgtgtgtgtgtgtgtctgtgtctgagtgtgcgtctgtgtgtgtgtttagatgtgcgtgcgtctgtgtgtgtgtgtgtgtgtgtgtgtgtatatataaaaaGCACTGGAAGCCTACAGTGCCTCACATTAGGATGATTCGAAGGCTATATGGTAAAGGCATTCGAAGGCATTAAAGGTCAAATACAATGTGTTCATCAGTTAGCCATATCAAACTACGAGCTGTGAAAGAGAAGAGCCAGTGCTGCGCTGTGGAACCCCGAAGCTCAGGGTTTCCTGAATGTCAGGGCCTTACTCCGAAGGTGTTTCTCCAGACAGTGGACAGCCACAAAGTCTTCGTCCACGTCAAACTTGTTGGCAAACAGGTGATGCTGCTGCAACATCCACCAGAGGTCCCCTGCCCCATACACGCACACGGCCCTGACGTGGCGCCCCTGGCAGGGCGGGTACGCGGCTTCCTTGGCCTCCTCCGCACCCTCATGCCACTGCCACTTCACCAGCCTGGCGATGGCCTGCATGTCGGAGGTGTCGTACTTGGCGCTGGGCCTCTGGCTGCCCGGCACCCTGGGCATCCTCTGGATGGTCGCCCACAGGAACTCATCCGGGCTGTAGGTGTCTTCAGCCCATTTCAGCAGCTCCAGGACCCTGCTGTCTGTCAGCACGTGCTCTACAAAGCCCCGCGTCACCACCATGTAAGCCCCCCCCCGATTTGATGGGCAGGTTGAAGGGAGGAGGCGACTTGTCCACTTCCGTCCTCTGCACCTGCCCGTCTACCACCGCATGGACCTTTTTCCAGCGCCCCTCCTTAGAGCCCCCGTTCTCCGACTCCATGCTGTTCCGACCCTTCAGCGCCTTCAGGCTACGCACCATCTCCAGGTTGGTCTTGATGGGGAAGTCCTGACCACACAGGTTGACAAAGTATTTCCACGAGGCGCTGATGTTGTAGAGATTGCGCATGCAGTTGATGTCGGCCTGGACGCGCGACCAGCCTGCGTAGACCACCCCCACTGGCTGGCTGCACAGGAAGACGTtctggaaacaggaagtgatggaggtgatggcgGCCAAAACGGAGGCCGGCGCCTTGGTGTCTACGTGGACGCAGTAGAAGTTCTGAGGGGCGTAAATGGACCTCAGGAGCCTCTCAAAGTTGTGCACCTTGTGGTGGACAACCAGCGAGAAGGCAATAGGAAACTCTGCCTCCTCGCGGCTTAAGGGAAAGGGCAGGTACTtcctggaggacaggaaggtgCCGCAGTCTTGGCTAACGTACAAGAAGTGGTCGTCTGAGAGGCGGGTGTGTTTCCGGAACAGTCGCTCCAAGTTGAGGAGTTTTGCCTGCTCCACGGCCTCCGGCTCTCCTCTCAGGATGGCGTCGCAGTTGCAAGTGCCATTGGAGCTGAGGTTGGCAACAATGTAGTCAAACCAGGCATCCTGGTGCCTGAGGTGAGAGGTGAGCTTGTTGGGATCTGTGAGCAGCATCCACACAGCCATGGAGACCAGCATCACAGGAGGCATAAGCCAACAGCATCTTCGTGGGGAGAGGAGCCAAGCCATTTGAACAGAAACCCTTCAGAGTCTCACCGCTGCCGCCTGTGGTAGTTGTTTGTGCATTTATTTAAGCATTAGTCGGTATAATCCAGGGATCTGTAGCAACTACACAGTCGCGTACACAGATGAGGTTTTACTGGGAGTCGTTGGAGATGCCTAGTTGACCATGCAGGTTGTCGATTGGTGAATTGTGCAGCTGTGCTTGGACAGAATCACATCTGCAGACGACAGCTGCTCTGCACTGGAGCAAGTGACTGTATCTGTACTTTCTGGATCtgtaggagaagagagagaaactttGTGTTACAGGTGGAAACAAAGTGAGGAGAATGTTAAGACAGTTAACAACTATTTAAAACGTCTTATTCAAAATGAATAAAACTGAATGCACACAAAATAAAGtatatgttttttggggggatttaTACCAATACCAATCTTTTAAATTGTGTAGTCTATGGGTATTCACATACAATTCTACAAGTATAGTCTACTGAATAATATTGTTCACATCTCTTGAGGACAGTCGTTGGACTTGGTCAAGTAGGCTGAGTACCTTTGAGGGCGAAACTCGAGTCCTACCGACGACTTTATTCGGTTCACACCTGTTAAACTAATTCGAAGCCAGTCACGCACGATCAAATAGACCTGAAATGGTGGAACTGGAGATTCGCCTCATGGATGTAGCCTACATCCTAGAAATCTGCCACAACTGTTATTTGCGTGATGCTATCATGTCAATATGGACAACAATCTCTGAGGAATGTTAACAACATCTCTTGGGGACAGTCGTTTGGTCAAGTCTTCACTTTGTGGGTGCGACTTGAGTCGTAGGCCTACATCATTAATGTTTAATCTTTTTTCCTTGGTGAGAAAACCACCACCCGGAACGTTAGAATACTTCGTTTTAGTCCGTGGTCTAACTGCAAACGCTGAGATGCGATAGGGCGGTAGATTTGTGCTAAAACGTAACCCTAAAATTTGTATACAGAAAAaataaaagacagaaagaacaaTAACATAATTAATAATTAATTATCTTACCAAAAGAATGCTTACATCACAAAGTCGATCTAACAGACAGGAACAGTTAAAAGGTAATAATAGGCTACGCAGGCCTAATGAAAAAGCGGCAACTTAATACAGTGAAGTTCCTACATTTGTGGCATTGTTAAGGCTGAGCTTTGTGCGCGTTCCATACGAAAACAGCTAACTCACCGCCAATCTGTCCTATTCAGTCATGACCCCTACTGTACACATCGACGACTTTATTAAGTTAACTccgaggggaggggaagggacaaTGCCTAGCCCTAGTCCTAGCCGGATGactttgctaagtttgaaaatTACAGAAAGACATAAATTGCATTTCTTTAAACGTGCTATTCCGAATCAGAATGTCTCAAGAATATGGAGGTTTATGTTaaatgtaggctaaatgtaatgtatataaATGTAATTTTTTAATCGATCCAGTAATTGCTTCAAAACCAGCGTAAATGTGATGTCTGCTCCGGAGGCAGAAGCGCTCATTGCCACAGGCAGCAGTCGAGAGCCCAGGCAGACAGTGAGCTGATGTCTTTTTTAACTTTATGTTTCTAATGTTTTGTAGAAAGACCTTAAAATATGGTTTATTATGAAAAAACGTTCACCAATGATttaaacataaataaatattgtcgtTATTATGCTATGATTTTACTGGTCTGGCCCACTTGAGATCAACATTAACATGTTTGTAATTAACATCATTTAAGGATGGATTAGGCTAAATGCATAATTTGTTGAATCTATTTAGCATGTATTCTAATAActgcattgttttgtttttgccatGCCCTCTGAAGCAGAATGGGGTAAGACCAAATATTCGAGACAAAGGGAAGAAATGTAAACTCAATCTACTGATATTAGCATGTGAACAGAGAGTCCCCCACTGTTTATGACTAATACATGAATTCCTCATTGCAGCAAGCATTGTCGTGCAACCTAGTGGTTAGCCATGCAGTCCAGAATGCCAGCAACATTGATACCTCCAAAATGTCTTGTCAGCCCATGGAGAAAGAGGATGCTTAAAAGGTAGGTCTAAAAATATAATacataataatttcagtgttGACATGTGTTACCTTTGCCTGAAATGTCTTACCTTCTGGCTATTTTtgctttgtgttcctgactgcaGCAGAAGATTAGGATGAGGAGGAGTAAGTCTGGAAAGGGTTCTGGCTCCAAGGGGGGTTCCCGTCCTGGGGGTGGATCCTCCatcgctggggggggggggggggggggggggaggaagtggaggaactcaaacagaataaaaaaaacatgtacaatCGGGAAAGATAAATTGTTGGAATTTCATCTACTTTTTctgttgaaaagaaaaaaatatcacACTAATGAAGAAACTCAGAATGAATGATAGTcacattattttatttcaaaTCAAGAACATGACATCTTGGGACACACTGTAATGATTAAATACACACAAAATATGAATAATTTACCTATATGAACCATTCCCCCCCAAAATATGTTTACTGTAAACCTGTGTTGAAAACAACGTAGTTTTAAGTCGCAGCACGGTCAGTCATAGACAATGTGTGTCAGCTGTAACAGTTGCTCACGGCAAAGTCGTGGTAAGTTTGAGTGCATGGGCTCTATGAAATGAGCAAGCACTTTCCTACTACCACTGCTGGCATATAGTAGCTTCCTCGAGCAAAACGTGCAGAAACAAGCACCAGGCTCTCTTAGTTTCTTATCTTATTATCAAACGTAACAGTCacttaactcatggttacaatggtaaaccagcacaataATAACAATTAGGCTTACCAggctgtcacggccacagccgtgccccccctgttgtttttggttttgccctgtcctagtgtttccttgtcattgtcttcacctgtgtctcgttcttGTTAGcatcattgtgtccacctgtgtgtcgtttggttctgtgtatttaggtttctgttttgtgtccagtctttgtcttgtcattaCTGCTactaccctttgtccctgcgtgtaccctgtctgtttcaagtattaaaccctttgtttttgaccatgcctgctgactcccctgcatttgggtccaaccccacctcacatcGTGACAGAATGACAAGAACAAAATTGGACACAGCGGTGATTTCCCCGCACCCTTTCCTTGGGACCAGGCTTGCCTTTGGTGGACCGCGAAGCCTGCAGCGGAGGGTCCACCCTAGGTCCTGGTTCCTGCCTaggctccagccccagcccgaaccccgactccagcctcggtcctgccctgggcccctgcctcgatcctgccctgtgcccctgccttatcctgaggttgtgccgccctgcgcccggacgaacaaggttgcgccgcccagcacccagaccaccaaggctgttcctgctgGGGAGactcggccgcctgccgccggAACCCAGCCCCGtcccttccctgtgccccagcctcgttcctgccctgtacgcCACCCTCATttctgccctgagcccctgcctcgccccgaggttgtgccgcccagtgccaggccgcccgaggacttctggccttctcctcctcagcccGAGGCATTCTGGCTGCCGcctgccccggtgcccgcgctcccatgcgccccctcgtccgcgccccCGTGCCCGAGTTCCggccgtcccccggacctgccccgaccctctgccctgcctccgggcggtcccccggacctgctccgaccccctgccctgccttgtgggacgTCGGGTGActtcccttgagaggggggtactgtcacggccacagccgtgccccccctgtttttggttttgccctgtcctagtgtttccctgtcattgtcttcacctgtgtctcgttctcGTTAgcgtcattgtgtccacctgtgtgtcgtttggttctgtgtatttaggtttctgttttgtgtctttgtcttgtcattaCTGCTactaccctttgtccctgcgtgtaccctgtctgtttcccgtttcaagtattaaacccttttgtttttgaCCATGCCTGCTGACTGATCCCCtacatttgggtccaaccccacctcacgtcgtgacaccAGGCAACAAAACGCTACATTGTAAGCAgtcacattaaaaaaaaaagaaattcatgAAGTTGTATTTCAAACAAAccgcaaacttatcagcaaattaaCACAACTCTATTTACTGCCTTGCATCACGGTAATTGACCagcaataggtgcgttcgacttcatgcctGCGGCcacctgcagcccggctgacttgaagcagccaatggcattccaGCTTCAAGGCTGCCGACTGCAAAACTCATTCGTATTATTGTTCGTTGCCCATAAAAGTGAAGAGAACATTTCCAAGTTTAAATGCGCCTGCGAGACAAGATGATGTCATTTAATAGGCTGAAGTGGCAGTCAGAAACACTTCGTGAATCTTGACCTGCAGAAAGAGTACTGTCAGTAGTCTGACACTAAACCACAAAATTCGCCAGGAAATAAagcctcatattagtatttCGTTTGGTCTCAGCAATGATAATTTTGAcccttttgtgctttgtagatatgaTAATGTCTCCCAAAAAGAGACGTTTCAGAAGTtttttcaccacccagagagtaTAGCTGTTAGTTAGTAGGAAAACTACCcacacagtgcaaacctgctAGTCTTACATCGCCACCCATTAtacaatggaaacatgttttgaaagttgttagtgtagtagagcatgtaacttttgcttgTATTAAATCTATCCCTAGCGTCAATAATCTTTCGCCTagtgtgttagcagcagctgggcttgttgaagccagaaggatAATAGCTAACCTACCCACATAATGGGATCGTGCTAGTTTAGCCTATACCTGCAGgctagcaactcaaaagtgatattacattacatttagcagacgctcttatccagagcgacttacagtaagtacagagacattacccccgaggcaagtagggtgaagtgccttgcccaaggacacaacgtcatttgtcacggtggggaatcgatccagcaaccttctgataaccagcccgactccctcaccgctcagccatctgactcctcatcTGTTATTATCTGGTAGTAAGATGGTCTATATGATTCATTGGATAGTAATATGGCTATCCAATGTATGTAGAGCCggttggtgatgaatcagcatcaagggttcaggtgagaagttgaattgtccaTTTTGGTAAAGATTGCATTAGATTGCTGTTTTTTAAGGGATGTTTAGACAATGCTATCcatgaatgttatcattcacacttatacttggggggcgggggggggggggggggggggggggggggggggccttgagtcgaacgcacctaatgagcCACTCTATCTTTATTTTTGTTATTCCTCTCCCTTCTGTCTACTACTTCTTTCTCAAATTGGTTTTTAGTTTTTCAACAAATTAGACAATATGGCAGCGCCATAGATATTGCCCTTGTAAGCGAATACTaaaaataattgaaatataTAAATCGGGCGcattaaaaagaaaagaacGAGATAGTAAgagtcctctaaagacccggcaattcaatcaatttcccggcacatttgcaatGTAATGCAATGCAGATGTgcaccgaacaagatgggtagctctgttttgtccgctctgttttctttttgattatggcataaagtcttgaagaagaaaatgcaCATGCAATTagaatgattgattactaattgtATCCAATAaggcagccacattcttaaaatgaaaaagcatttctgcaaatgcattttaattttcccattttacatttcaaatttaaTTTTGGTATCCCTTTGCTGGggaatattttgaaaattaaatctcaaatgtctatttctttttcattttaattaaaacattaaaatgcaaataggatgattgattactaatgtCATTTATAaatcaaataatgcagccacattcttaaaatgaaaaggcATTTCTGCAAAATTGCtaaattttggtcacgatttgcttcaaTACGTTCAGCATTGCCATGCTGTTGTATTTGTCCTATTGCTAGTTGCACTTCTGAAACCACTAGGTGGGGCTGTATCCCAGAAAACTGCAGTTGTTTACTCTTAATCTAATCATCTTTAAATCCTCTTCCTTGTGCATTTTCACTGAATTGATTTAAAAGAAAAGTGCTACTGTAAAACATACCGTGGGAACTTTGTTAGTCCATGCTTACACTAATGCAATGCTTTTTGAAGGAAGGTGAAAATGTCAAGACACGATTTCTTTCTCTcaagaaagaaaatgtgtttacTGAATAGTGGGCCTACGCTGTAGCTGGAAAACATTTACCAGACCCTCCGGCAGACATGGTCCACCTCAATGTTGACTCCATTGCTAGGGCCTTTTTATTGGAAAAGAACAACCTAGATCTACATACCTGTGTAATGTAACACCAAATTCTGTGACCAACGTATTCTCGGTGATCATCACAATATGTGAGAGCCCAGGACCAGCTGGTGACCGTCTTTTGGTTATACATGGATAATTGGTGTTATAAAACAGGTGTTGTGCCATCAGATGCACGGCTTCCTTGAGAGGCATCCGCTCGCGGGAGCGCGCGAACCACTCGGAATCAAATAGTGAAGGATTTTGTCTTGATATCGCAACCAAACGGAGGCGAAACAGATGTCTCACATTATATTTTCTTTGTTATAGAATTCAAGAGAAACATTttggttatctgtgtaaatagaTGTTATATACTAGGGTGACCAGTAGCATGACCCTGAAAGGGAggacacttgggtccaaaaaggaggacaaagggtcaaaaaggaggacaatcccaaaaagttgtgtgcgtgggggggggggggggagctcaaAAGAAGACTTGATGTCCTGCACATGAGTAACTGCCATCCGTGTTGGCCCTGGTTGCATCCTTATCACATTGGCAGCCATGCGGGGTGGCTCATTTCTGTCTGTGGGGGGTGGCTCAAGAATTCAATTTCATTCAAtttgtcatattttgacatgcaTATTTCTTCACTTGCTATGTGACAACGGGCTTGTTCTGGTCCTGGGGCTGGCTGCTGACGGGCTGGCTGCTGACGGGCTGGTCGTGGGGCTGGCTGC encodes:
- the LOC124472775 gene encoding LOW QUALITY PROTEIN: beta-1,3-galactosyl-O-glycosyl-glycoprotein beta-1,6-N-acetylglucosaminyltransferase-like (The sequence of the model RefSeq protein was modified relative to this genomic sequence to represent the inferred CDS: deleted 1 base in 1 codon); translation: MAWLLSPRRCCWLMPPVMLVSMAVWMLLTDPNKLTSHLRHQDAWFDYIVANLSSNGTCNCDAILRGEPEAVEQAKLLNLERLFRKHTRLSDDHFLYVSQDCGTFLSSRKYLPFPLSREEAEFPIAFSLVVHHKVHNFERLLRSIYAPQNFYCVHVDTKAPASVLAAITSITSCFQNVFLCSQPVGVVYAGWSRVQADINCMRNLYNISASWKYFVNLCGQDFPIKTNLEMVRSLKALKGRNSMESENGGSKEGRWKKVHAVVDGQVQRTEVDKSPPPFNLPIKSGGAYMVVTRGFVEHVLTDSRVLELLKWAEDTYSPDEFLWATIQRMPRVPGSQRPSAKYDTSDMQAIARLVKWQWHEGAEEAKEAAYPPCQGRHVRAVCVYGAGDLWWMLQQHHLFANKFDVDEDFVAVHCLEKHLRSKALTFRKP